Proteins from a genomic interval of Paenibacillus sp. RC334:
- a CDS encoding ABC transporter ATP-binding protein encodes MFRLKTANLDIAYEDRLIVEDLNVEIPQGKITALVGANGSGKSTILKTMARIMNPKGGSVLLDGKSIHKQSTREVAKQLAILPQNPTAPEGLTVTELVSYGRFPYQKGFGSMKADDRKMVEWAIQVTGMSEFHDRPIDQLSGGQRQRAWIAMALAQDTDILFLDEPTTFLDMAHQLEVLHLLEYLNTSAERTIVMVVHDLNHAARYAQHMIAIKKGKAEAVGTPTEVMSPDVLREVFGIEADIVTDPRTGVPLCLPYALAGQPAVSQAAKGLKLEENQLVGSVSERREARPQVAARG; translated from the coding sequence ATGTTTCGTCTGAAAACGGCTAATCTGGATATTGCTTATGAAGATCGGTTGATTGTGGAGGATCTGAACGTTGAAATACCGCAAGGGAAAATCACAGCATTGGTGGGCGCAAATGGCTCCGGCAAGTCCACCATTCTGAAGACGATGGCTCGCATCATGAATCCTAAAGGCGGCAGCGTTCTGCTCGATGGTAAATCCATTCATAAGCAATCCACCCGGGAGGTAGCGAAGCAGTTGGCTATTTTGCCGCAAAATCCGACTGCACCGGAAGGATTGACTGTGACGGAACTGGTATCTTACGGACGTTTCCCCTATCAAAAAGGCTTTGGCTCTATGAAAGCAGATGATCGTAAAATGGTAGAGTGGGCCATTCAGGTGACAGGAATGAGCGAGTTCCACGATCGCCCGATCGACCAGCTTTCTGGCGGTCAGCGCCAGCGTGCATGGATTGCCATGGCGCTTGCGCAGGATACGGATATTTTGTTTCTGGATGAACCGACTACCTTTTTGGATATGGCGCATCAATTGGAAGTGTTGCATTTGTTAGAGTATTTGAACACTTCGGCCGAACGTACCATTGTCATGGTCGTGCATGATTTGAACCATGCAGCCCGGTACGCCCAGCATATGATCGCGATCAAAAAAGGGAAGGCCGAGGCTGTAGGAACGCCAACCGAGGTCATGTCCCCTGACGTGCTGCGCGAGGTGTTCGGTATTGAAGCAGATATCGTAACAGATCCTCGTACAGGTGTACCGCTGTGTCTTCCGTATGCTTTGGCCGGACAACCAGCCGTAAGCCAAGCCGCAAAGGGATTGAAACTGGAAGAGAATCAACTGGTGGGCTCCGTTTCCGAGCGGCGTGAAGCCAGACCACAGGTAGCGGCAAGAGGATAA
- a CDS encoding transposase, producing MKKSITITSILQSILTPEEVQNVVKEVDYEDKARKFTVTHLLHYWCTAALEQWDGYRSGVDHANRSGLPVVHYSCFSTKAAEVPFALFQELLHRVIHKCSRETRRKLTFPKELLLIDSTTVTVGKTRLPWAPYHGERSGIKLHVALRAENGRPLQVVESLGSKHEGPMSEALAQPDYILVMDRAYGNWSVWMTSKTSFGFATTFIWKDLMPFLVSQRQIHPSFEISLANWGHRSVVPSSVIVW from the coding sequence ATGAAAAAGTCTATCACGATTACATCTATCCTTCAATCCATTCTGACACCAGAAGAAGTGCAAAACGTTGTCAAGGAAGTTGATTATGAAGACAAAGCCCGTAAATTCACGGTAACCCACTTACTTCATTACTGGTGTACAGCTGCTTTAGAACAATGGGACGGTTATCGTTCGGGTGTGGATCATGCCAATCGCAGTGGCCTGCCTGTAGTTCATTATTCTTGTTTTTCTACCAAAGCCGCCGAAGTCCCTTTTGCTCTATTTCAGGAGCTTTTACATCGGGTCATTCACAAGTGTAGCCGAGAAACACGCCGAAAACTTACGTTTCCCAAAGAATTACTCCTCATCGATTCAACGACCGTGACGGTGGGAAAAACACGACTCCCCTGGGCTCCTTATCACGGAGAGCGTTCTGGCATTAAACTTCATGTGGCTTTACGAGCCGAAAACGGGCGACCTCTTCAGGTCGTCGAATCGCTGGGTTCCAAGCATGAGGGCCCTATGAGTGAAGCGCTGGCTCAGCCAGACTACATTTTGGTGATGGATCGTGCTTATGGAAACTGGAGCGTCTGGATGACTTCAAAAACGTCATTCGGCTTCGCGACAACGTTCATTTGGAAAGACCTCATGCCCTTTCTCGTCTCCCAAAGACAGATTCATCCGTCATTCGAGATATCACTTGCCAATTGGGGACACCGCAGTGTCGTTCCAAGCAGCGTCATCGTGTGGTGA
- a CDS encoding transposase: MERPHALSRLPKTDSSVIRDITCQLGTPQCRSKQRHRVVMFQDFEGRDIRVVTDLMQVTVEQIAQMYKARWQIEVFFRWIKQHLNIPTLFGTT; the protein is encoded by the coding sequence TTGGAAAGACCTCATGCCCTTTCTCGTCTCCCAAAGACAGATTCATCCGTCATTCGAGATATCACTTGCCAATTGGGGACACCGCAGTGTCGTTCCAAGCAGCGTCATCGTGTGGTGATGTTTCAAGATTTTGAAGGCCGAGACATCCGAGTCGTGACCGATTTAATGCAGGTCACGGTAGAACAAATCGCACAGATGTATAAAGCTCGATGGCAGATTGAGGTTTTTTTTCGTTGGATCAAGCAACATTTGAATATTCCAACGCTGTTTGGTACGACCTAA
- a CDS encoding polysaccharide pyruvyl transferase family protein, with protein MKRVGIITLYYKNYNYGGQLGAYALQKAIAKLGFHCEQITFKWLNEYTLQAYESAKSAEHFRTFSESIPHSERLYTVSDIAECVDDYDIFVCGSDQIWGLPWVISDDILPCMALSFVPASKTKTAYAASMGGAEIEPDRKNILAPHVNSLDFVSVREKSAIPFVKTMKNGEVTHVLDPVMLLDKSEWDDIAATPPEKAYILTYDLRDTGVQEYAEALSQKYGYEIISLATAGAATFGPKEFVGYIKHAKYFITSAFHGAVFAILYKVPFLVFPVSDNPQDPKSMDSRLIALLDTFGLSSCYVYDTSNIPNIDDVTFHHIDESKTSAFRHDSLQFLKDALES; from the coding sequence ATGAAAAGAGTTGGAATTATTACTCTTTATTACAAAAACTATAATTACGGTGGCCAACTTGGAGCTTATGCACTGCAAAAAGCTATAGCTAAGTTAGGATTTCATTGTGAGCAAATTACATTCAAGTGGCTAAACGAATACACCTTACAAGCATATGAAAGTGCTAAAAGTGCTGAACATTTTAGGACTTTTTCCGAAAGCATTCCCCACAGCGAACGCTTATATACAGTATCTGATATTGCAGAATGTGTTGATGATTACGATATTTTTGTTTGCGGTAGCGACCAAATATGGGGTTTACCATGGGTTATTTCCGATGACATTTTACCCTGTATGGCACTTTCTTTTGTTCCAGCATCAAAAACGAAAACTGCATACGCAGCAAGCATGGGAGGAGCAGAAATAGAGCCCGATCGAAAAAATATCCTTGCTCCACACGTTAATTCCTTAGACTTTGTTTCTGTTCGTGAAAAAAGTGCAATCCCTTTTGTGAAAACGATGAAAAATGGAGAGGTTACTCATGTATTGGATCCTGTAATGCTTCTTGATAAATCCGAATGGGATGATATAGCTGCTACTCCGCCAGAAAAAGCCTATATACTCACTTATGATTTACGAGATACAGGGGTTCAGGAATATGCTGAAGCACTTTCACAAAAGTACGGATACGAGATTATATCTCTTGCAACTGCTGGAGCAGCTACGTTTGGTCCGAAGGAATTTGTAGGGTACATAAAACACGCTAAGTATTTTATTACTAGTGCTTTTCATGGGGCTGTTTTTGCCATTTTATATAAGGTTCCATTTTTGGTTTTCCCGGTATCTGATAATCCACAAGACCCCAAATCAATGGATTCAAGACTGATAGCTCTGCTGGATACGTTTGGCTTATCTTCTTGCTATGTTTATGATACATCAAATATTCCAAATATTGATGATGTTACTTTTCATCATATAGACGAATCAAAAACAAGTGCATTTCGTCATGATTCACTTCAATTTCTTAAAGATGCTTTGGAATCTTAA
- a CDS encoding ATP-binding cassette domain-containing protein, with the protein MPQIELSNVTKDYKIRNRESNRSVFAEFIRPRYTKKCAVRNINFTVEQGEMVGFIGPNGAGKSTTIKMLTGILTPSSGTVRVFGHDPCKNRTMNALKIGVLFGQRSQMLWDLPVRDTFEMFKIMYKIKPQDYKRQRDRLIEMLDMGDFLSQAVRQLSLGQRMRANLALCFLHQPQVVFLDEPTIGLDVLVKDRVQEFLKQINKEENTTILLTTHDTKDIEEVAQRLVLIDKGKLLFDGEQIDFHEKYKETEYILEVEFDQSIPPIIHEHFQLQRVETQKHFYKILHNQMRTGEAISYVASRYNVVDIRVRESSLEDILKSLYK; encoded by the coding sequence ATGCCACAAATAGAATTATCAAATGTGACTAAGGATTATAAAATCCGCAATCGTGAAAGCAATCGTTCCGTTTTTGCAGAATTTATTAGACCTCGCTATACAAAAAAATGCGCTGTGAGAAATATCAATTTTACCGTCGAACAAGGAGAGATGGTGGGCTTTATAGGTCCAAATGGTGCAGGTAAATCTACAACAATTAAAATGCTTACGGGTATCCTTACTCCTAGTTCGGGTACAGTGCGTGTGTTTGGCCATGATCCTTGCAAGAACCGAACAATGAACGCCCTTAAAATTGGGGTATTGTTTGGGCAACGTTCTCAAATGCTATGGGATTTACCTGTGCGTGATACTTTTGAAATGTTTAAGATTATGTACAAAATCAAGCCCCAGGATTATAAACGTCAGCGAGATAGACTTATTGAAATGCTGGATATGGGTGATTTTTTATCTCAGGCTGTGAGACAGTTAAGCTTGGGGCAACGTATGCGGGCTAATTTGGCATTATGCTTTTTGCATCAACCTCAAGTAGTTTTCCTTGATGAGCCAACCATAGGTTTAGACGTGCTTGTTAAAGATAGAGTTCAGGAATTTTTGAAACAAATTAACAAAGAGGAGAATACCACTATTCTACTTACCACGCACGATACTAAAGATATTGAAGAAGTGGCTCAAAGACTCGTGTTAATCGACAAGGGAAAACTATTATTTGATGGTGAACAAATTGATTTCCACGAAAAATATAAAGAAACCGAGTATATTTTAGAGGTTGAGTTCGATCAGTCTATACCACCAATAATTCACGAACATTTTCAATTGCAAAGAGTCGAAACGCAAAAACATTTCTATAAAATCCTTCATAATCAAATGCGAACGGGAGAAGCTATCAGCTATGTTGCTTCCCGGTATAATGTGGTGGATATTCGGGTACGAGAATCGTCGCTGGAAGATATTTTGAAAAGTTTGTATAAATAG
- a CDS encoding ABC-2 family transporter protein: MFFTIIKYVYRSSFEYLGAFLGGIVAQWFSYSISILMLFLMVWNFGSLAGWESTEIIFMYAVWLLTYALGASFTTHMCRGFPNMAINGQLDEAYTRPMSPFFYVMATTYNAGFISHISLSIGVLVYSIAQLGISWTVLHWLWFVIVIISGAVINACMMLICDMPAIRTRSKSPTSMFYSEVRGFTQYPITIYPRAIVFVFTTILPFGFTSYYPIQVLLGKEDGIMPQITMWLAPIVAVLLVGITALCWQVLSSKYESAGT; encoded by the coding sequence GTGTTTTTTACAATTATTAAATATGTGTATCGATCAAGTTTTGAATACCTTGGAGCGTTTTTAGGCGGTATTGTTGCACAATGGTTTAGCTATAGTATTTCAATACTAATGTTGTTTTTAATGGTGTGGAATTTTGGTTCATTGGCTGGCTGGGAGTCAACGGAAATCATTTTTATGTATGCCGTATGGTTATTGACATATGCTTTGGGGGCATCTTTCACTACGCATATGTGCAGAGGTTTCCCTAATATGGCTATAAATGGTCAACTCGATGAGGCGTATACTCGCCCAATGTCACCATTTTTTTATGTAATGGCTACCACATATAATGCCGGATTTATTTCGCATATTTCATTATCGATAGGGGTTTTGGTGTATAGCATTGCGCAACTTGGTATCTCTTGGACTGTATTACATTGGCTTTGGTTTGTAATAGTCATTATCAGTGGGGCGGTTATTAATGCTTGTATGATGCTTATATGCGACATGCCTGCGATCCGGACTCGTTCTAAGTCACCTACGAGCATGTTTTATTCGGAAGTGCGGGGTTTTACTCAGTATCCTATTACCATTTATCCGCGTGCTATTGTATTTGTATTTACAACAATACTGCCCTTTGGGTTTACCAGTTACTATCCCATTCAAGTTTTGCTTGGAAAAGAAGATGGTATAATGCCGCAAATAACTATGTGGCTGGCACCAATCGTTGCTGTTTTGTTGGTTGGGATTACTGCTTTGTGTTGGCAGGTTTTAAGTAGCAAGTATGAAAGTGCAGGTACGTGA
- a CDS encoding ABC-2 family transporter protein, whose protein sequence is MRNAFNLYCITIAKGIRQFTTYRTNIFAGVTSALFMLGVRYALWMALYETGNGGDSTLIETITYFVVMDILMVWTTSTFSESIGKDIHSGDISHALTRPCSYHFQLLMGLHSKAVVSTFTSSLPIFIAATVLIGILPPVSAVTFGIFILAAIMGGIIYILIDLIISYSVFWLMGFWYIRLYKGALFMLFGGTVLPLWFYPDWLRAVSDVLPFQFSLFIPMEIYLGRIRGDGIVTLLVMQVFWIALLFALERFVWSRVQYKIVVQGG, encoded by the coding sequence GTGAGAAATGCATTTAATTTATACTGCATCACAATTGCTAAAGGTATTCGTCAGTTTACAACCTATCGCACCAATATTTTTGCGGGGGTAACTTCAGCATTGTTTATGTTGGGGGTGCGTTATGCATTGTGGATGGCTTTATATGAGACAGGAAATGGCGGAGATTCTACATTAATTGAAACTATAACCTATTTTGTGGTAATGGATATTCTTATGGTGTGGACAACATCGACATTTAGCGAATCTATTGGAAAAGATATCCATTCCGGGGATATTTCTCACGCTCTTACAAGGCCATGTTCGTATCATTTTCAACTTTTGATGGGCTTGCATTCAAAGGCAGTTGTAAGTACGTTTACAAGTTCCCTTCCTATTTTTATTGCAGCTACCGTGTTAATCGGAATTTTACCCCCCGTATCCGCAGTAACTTTTGGAATTTTTATTTTAGCCGCAATAATGGGGGGAATCATATATATTTTAATTGACCTGATAATCAGCTATTCAGTCTTTTGGCTTATGGGTTTTTGGTATATTCGCTTGTACAAAGGGGCATTGTTTATGTTGTTTGGTGGCACAGTCTTGCCACTATGGTTTTACCCCGATTGGTTAAGAGCCGTGAGCGATGTTTTACCTTTCCAATTCTCCTTATTTATTCCTATGGAAATTTACTTGGGGCGTATACGTGGTGATGGTATAGTTACGCTTCTAGTAATGCAAGTATTTTGGATTGCATTACTGTTTGCCTTAGAGCGATTTGTTTGGAGTAGGGTTCAATATAAAATTGTAGTCCAGGGGGGATAA
- a CDS encoding transposase, giving the protein MYQSTKAGQKPYRREDLLKLYLYFYMNGIRSSRKMETETKRNIELMWLIGKLQPDHGTLSAFMKNNQIAIKKLFKEFTLMLKGFGLIDGQLVAIDGTKLKADCSKKQHFNTNVISKKLEYIDQKIDEYLRDFLTENNRQKKQEITEKLEDYQKRMHALQVIKKNLRIRVKISFALPIRMLNQ; this is encoded by the coding sequence ATGTATCAGAGTACCAAAGCCGGGCAAAAACCCTATCGCCGGGAGGATCTTCTCAAGCTCTATCTTTATTTCTATATGAACGGCATCCGTTCCTCTCGCAAGATGGAAACCGAAACGAAAAGAAACATTGAACTGATGTGGCTAATTGGCAAGCTCCAGCCGGACCATGGCACATTATCTGCTTTCATGAAGAATAACCAAATAGCTATAAAAAAGCTGTTTAAAGAGTTCACCTTAATGTTAAAAGGTTTCGGATTGATCGATGGTCAACTTGTCGCGATAGACGGTACAAAATTAAAGGCGGACTGCTCTAAAAAACAACACTTTAATACTAATGTTATCAGTAAGAAGCTAGAGTACATCGATCAAAAAATCGATGAATACTTGCGTGATTTTTTAACGGAGAACAATCGCCAAAAAAAGCAGGAAATCACAGAGAAGTTAGAGGATTATCAAAAGCGAATGCATGCGTTGCAGGTAATTAAAAAGAACTTAAGGATACGGGTGAAAATCAGCTTTGCGTTACCGATTCGGATGCTAAATCAATGA
- a CDS encoding transposase, which produces MKNNGKHEVCFNVQTAVDSKYKLIVDCDTVNDVNDQGQLSNMVQKTKQVFHDQKTTIVADTGYFNYLETSTLSMKAPNS; this is translated from the coding sequence ATGAAAAATAACGGGAAGCATGAAGTTTGTTTCAATGTTCAAACTGCGGTGGACAGCAAGTATAAACTAATCGTGGACTGCGATACGGTCAATGATGTCAACGATCAAGGGCAGCTGTCCAACATGGTGCAGAAAACAAAGCAAGTTTTTCATGATCAAAAAACCACAATTGTGGCCGATACAGGCTATTTTAATTACCTTGAAACATCGACGTTGTCGATGAAAGCACCGAACTCTTAA